Genomic window (Rosa chinensis cultivar Old Blush chromosome 6, RchiOBHm-V2, whole genome shotgun sequence):
ccatttattaaatgggtcatggcgggttgacccaccaccaacccgctttttaatcgtgtggattcaacccgctttatttagtgcgggtttcgagtcgtgttatcgggtcgtgtcggaattgacagccctacttcgAAGGTTAATAAGGATCGGAGTTGGGTTGAGTATGCAATTGTGTTACGTTTCTCTAGTATACAGCTCAACACTGAAGTCGGATTTAGTGAAAAAGGATATAGGTGATAAGTAGAAATTATGGGTGGGATTTAttccaaaatcagaaaaacagGGGCATGGAATAGGATGCGATTACACGCCGTGAACTGCTGATCCAACTCCTCATAGTCTTGTAGTCACATCAGCACTAGTTAATAtacatttattaatttttactgATTTGTGCTAGCTAGTCgatcaatttctttctttaatttggtGCTATTATCATTCTCTGCAACTAAGCGTATTCATAGGCTAATAGCTAGTAGAGCATGCCTTGAATGAGCGGGCAGTTGCATGCGTTACAATTCAATTCTCTCCAAGTCTAGCTATGACGTACAATACATGTTAATAACAAATCAAGATCAATGTGAGGTAGTTGATACGTGTAGAACTGCTCGATGACTCATACGAACAAAGCATGCACTAATAGTTATAAGCCTATAAATAAGCTTAGACCTAGAGAAGAATGGCACCCAAAACCTGAGTAGCTAGCAGAAGTAAGTATATTAGAAATGATCACAAAGCTTCATTTCACCTCTTTCTTGATCCTCCTCATCATCGCTATCCTACTCCTCGCATCAGGTCGATGCCATATTTGAATTTTCCCTTGGTTAAGATATAGTAGTTCCATTATATCAGTAGCTAGGTTGGTTTAAGATCGATATGCGCGCACTGACTATGTGTCTTTGTTTTACTGATGCAGTTCGTGAAAATGGAGTGGTGGTGTGTaaagatgacgatgatgatGAGGATCCCTACAAAGGGGATCCTAATATAGGGGAGCCTTTCAGGTGCATAACATCGTGGGACTGTACAACTAATGAAACTTGCAAGCGAGACTGCTCCCAGAAATTTCCCCAAGGTCGTGGTTTCTGCAAATCCGAGCCCCCTTTCAAGGCTTGCTTGTGCTCCTACAATTGCCCCCTCCACCCCCCTAGTTAGATACACCACCCCCaccaccaccccccccccccccccccccccccccctctccatatatatatatatatatatatatatatatacagaatcAACAATTGCATACACGATCATATGGGATCGACTTGACAGAACATTGCATTCAACTGCAAAACAGGAGGTGTACTCTATCGATCCCTGATTTAAATTATTGTATGGTGTTTGACTTCGcccaaaataaaatagaaagctaGGATTTAAAATCTTATATATGTACGTCCTTGAGAAAATATAAGTAAAACTCACGATTGGCAGTGAGTGATCTAATTGACCTAGCTGCTATTACATATACAATTGATCAACCCTAGCTGATCAAGATTAGATTAAtgcactgttttttttttccttacatATAGGAAGTTCAAAAGTTTAATCATTCTAAGGTGGAGTTTGCTTTATACATTAGATTTAGAAACTTAATTTATTCAGTCCAATGCATTATTGGTACATAAATCAATCAGATTCCAGGGTGTGTTTAAGGTAAGGATTCTAAACCCGGTCAACAATTAAGTAAATAAGTAGAGAAACTGATACTACAGCTCCAACTTGTTATTATTGGTTAGGGCATCGATTGAGGGGCAAATCTACTCTGCTGTAAGTCGGTTTGACGTTGCTGCATACAGCAGCTCCTCCTTTCTCAAGTCTAACATCGTCCAGCACAATCTTCTCACATGCACCACCAGGAACACTGCTGCAATTAAATACTATGGCTTGGCCGTCCTTAGAAACTGTCCCATTTATGCTCTGGTACATAACATTATGCACTTTAACTGCTGTGTTTTTCTGCATAACAATGTTAACCAAATTAATCACTTAATGAATTGATGAGGTCATTATTCATTGATTAATGAAGTACGTACCTACCTGCAGTGGTGGTGGTTTGCATTCTCCGTTGATGACTTTGGTTGCAGTGTCGCAGTAGTTTTGGTCGATGATTATGGGGTTGGTCACATTATCCATCTGTATCATCTGAAATGTGATGTTGGTTGCATACCCTGACCCTCCCGGCCATGTCTTGATCCTCACTCCATACATGGTTCCAGTTAGCCTAGATCCAAAGACTGTTACGTCGGAAACATGGTCTTCTGAGCCACCTCTTCCCAAGCTACCAATGCTGATACACAGTGATATCGATCAAATTGAATGAATTAACCGGGATTAGTACCATTGATACTTCCTTTGTGGTGAGAAATTCGGGGAAAACTTCGAACAAAACTCCACAGACGAGTAGAGATTGCAGAGTTGCACCCCAGCAAAGTACAATGTTATTAAAAAATTGGGAATATTCTGTATCTTCAATACATCACGCAAAAATGGTCAATCATGAGTTAATTTCACGAATTGTTGCTTAGAATCTgccgtgttttttttttcccctcattTAGTTTAGCTAGATCCCATGACCAAAATTGCCCAACAGCTAAACCATAGACCAACATTGCATGTCATGCAATTTATTAGATGCATCACTAGACATTATCACATGATCAAGGTAAACCCGATACTAAAGTCATTTTTCCTTATATGTCCACGTTTGGTTGTTAATCTTAggttcgacttttgtccaaaacgTTCTTTTCAAAGAGTTGGAGATCAAAGTTGAAAACCTGATTCCATGGCCTGGTCCGCAAGCTATGTTTGCGACGTAAACATTCTGGGATCCTCCCATAATGGATATACAATCATCACCTACGTACAGCCCAAAAAAAGGTGTTGGAGAGGAAGATTGTGTACGTATCTAATATACAACAACATAGGTTTAGACATACAAACGTATAATACATGTGGTTTCTTTAATCCATGATCCTTTACCACGATAACATCTATACCTGTGCTTATACGACTCATTGAAATGTCGATGTTCTTGGTTTCTGTAACGTGAATTCCATCAGTGTTGGGACTAGCCTCTGATGTATTTATTCTAAGACGGGAAGCTTTAACATCAGTGCAATTTTCAAACGAAACATGCTTCTGCTGTGCCTTTTCAAAATTCAGATTATGCACTGTCAAGTTATTGCACGTCTTGAAGGTTACAGCCTGCATTCAGCCAATGCATTCATAATTTTCAAATGTAAAATGGTATTGCATCAAGGGTATATCCCCACCTTTTATTACAAGGATAGACGAGGAGCTACAATTTGTCGTGGAGCAGCGGTGAACAGATTCCACACACACATGTCCAACATGTCGATATTGCCCTTTTTAGGCATCCGAAAAGAGACACAGGAATGAGGTCTTAACAAAAAGTCTCGACATGCATTAGTGCGTGTGGTTCTATATATTCCTTACCCTCTAGGATGACTCTTCAATTTTCTGACATGTGATTCTCGATGTTTTAATCTAACCTCTAATCCCAATAAGGCTTGGTTTAAACAATTAATATTTACACTTATTACTTCTAATATATTTACTTCATATTTGTCTATAATTTGAGAGTTcatatataagaaaatgaagATACGTACAGTTGGTGCGTCGTTATTGCAATTGGGCTgcaaataaatgaaaaagatgactcAGAAGCAAGTATGTAACATAAAATATTAAGTATTAAGATATATCAATATCAAATTTAGGTTCGCAATATATAGCTATAGCTAGCAGTATATATTGCATACCACCAGCGTGCGAGTTATATTGTTTTGTTTGCATGAGCTTTGCCACCATTTTTCTCCGTTGCCATTGATGGTTCCAGGACCTTCAACCACCAAGTTCTGAACCCTCTCAAAGGTAAGCCAGTACTGCTGCTTACTTTTATTTGGAAAATGGTAGGTTTTCGGATCCTCAAATGCCATTATCGTTCCGTggatctgaaatttcatttcccttacTGATAAGAAGCTAAATTATACACACAcatccaaaacaaacaaaagaatcttGTTTCTACTACCTGCATTGTAATATGGGATTTGCATTGCGCGCCTGAGAATGTGAATTGCTTAACGAAATAGCTCCTGTGGGGCGGCACCAGAAGAACCACCGCTCCGTTGGAGGAACAAGCTTCCAGCCACGCCTTCTGAAATGCCTGAAACATATAGTACTTATAGAAACAAAATTAAACACCATGTCTAGGTTCAGTAGGTTGCACAAACATTCATCAATACAGGGTTCGATATACAAACGTTCGATCACATAAAGTATTCATATTAATTAATTCAAAGATGCATGTGGACGTACATGCACATATGTGCATGACTAGCAGTTAATTAATTTACTACGTGTACCTTTGTGTCATCTGTATGATCAATCCCTTTAGCTCCAAACTTATCAACGCTAATCGGAGCCGGAGTTGATGGTCGTGCGCCACTCACATTGTGAATGGGATGAAAAGGATTAGTCACCATCCGCTTTGATTGCAGTGTGCTACCCAATGTGTGAAGGGAGAACCTTTCAGGACCGGCCTCCTGGGGAACCGATTTACCCAATTTATATGAGTACATAGGAGCGAAGCGCTGAGTGCTTGGTTTGTTATCTGGCAAAGTACCACCATAGCCTGAAGTTATAGTACTAAAGGAGAGGACACTAAAAATACAGAACGAGAATAATTGTCTTTGTGgagccatttttcttttttgtttctcgTATTTCCGGTATAAGACAATAGTTCAAACTCCAACAGGCTATGTAAATGGGGATCGATCGACTAAGTACTGATTATTATGGAGGGAGAGAAGGATTGGCAGGACGACTTTTTGCTTGTTTAATTAATTTGTAGTCACAGTGAGAGCCGTAATAGAATATTATCAGTTTCATTTTCTTAGCCACATATTATGGTATGGAGCACAAATAGATTAGGTATTTAACTGCCTTATCATAATACATACCATGTATTCAATTGACAGGATAAGAAAGTGAGTATACGTATACCCATACGGTACGTCGTGATTGATTCTGGCTATATATACATGTACGTGCACATTGTCATTCTGACTTTGTGATCAGCTATTTCGATCTACCAGTCGGGCCATATATGCATGTGTGAATATTGTGAACATTGCAGCTGCTGTGTTATAATACCATCCTTGCAGCCAAGAATAACACGAATTTTGGATTGCTCCTATTGTTCAAAATTAGATTTAATTAGTTAGGTTTGAGTACTAGAAATTAGGTTTATTGACTCAGTGAGGTATGCTATACACAGTACGTTAGTTGTTTTCCTATTTTGACAAATTTTCTAGGGAGAAATAACAAGACTTGTTGATCAAAATATATATGACCCCGTTACAAAGTCAACCTTACTTTTATTCTCCAAGTCATGGTGGCACTAAAGATTTACCAGTTAGCTATCCCGACTTTATAGTGACTATTGTTGCGATTCTGCTTATTTAGACTCTtccctgaattttttttttattcacacACCATTTTTTCATAAAAACACATCCCACAATTTTTTTTGGCCACTTTTTCCTCTGATACcccttcctctcttcttctctctcactACACCCTTCTTTCATTTAGACCTGCAGTACCAAAATTACCTTAACCTCTATCTTTTTTTCTCACTAAGACCCCCTTCCTTTACATGGCCCTTGTTAATCTGGTAAGGGAAATTCATTTCCATAGTGATGATTGTTATGAGATTAGGAGAAatccatttatttattttatcatAATAACCCTAATAAATAATTTCATCATGAACTTTTATTATTCCaaagatttttaattttttttttataattttttttatggaaatagGTCAGCCATTTCATTGAAATTCagtaagcagtacaaaaacgaaacactccTATGTGGTCGATAAAAAGAATCATTCCTCAGAACCTTATGGAACCCTATCCTAGTAGAATAACATCCAAAAAAATCCCGAGTACACTCACCTTTTAGGAAGttcacgcaccattattctaacaaaaaccaagaaacctCAAAGCAGACATAAAATGGAACTAACTAAGGCTCTGATTTTTGTGAtccaaacaaaatttaaatagtACTATGGGCCCTAGAGCCCCATTCCAGCCAAAAGCAATCCACAGCCCAGTTGGAATCCCAGATAGCCCAATCTGTCAGACCGTCAAATACTAGCCCACAGTCACCTCCACCCGTGTGATGCCCAAACTCGGGGAGCCCAGATCAAGGAGCCCAACAACAATCAGCCCAGTAGGAGGACAAGGCAGCCTAATCAGCTTGGACGCCATCGCCGATCTCCCTCATCTTAGAGTTCCAGCCACCAACGCCAGCACCGGTGCCTCTACCAAGTGCAGCCCATGCCCAGTGCCGGAACTCTGCAAGCATCGACGATGAAGGCTCAGCACAATCCGTCACTGCCGCTCCTCGCTCCGGATCCGCCTTCGACACCCGAGATCGGGTCTTACCACCCTTCCAGCCTCGACGACTCCTGTCAGTTCCTCAATCAaaactaggggtcatcatgggccgggctgggtttagtcaaagtcaacaaaatttagggcttggtgggtcgggccggggcttaaatatgttaacccttacccgcccgaaagcCTGATTCgctagggccgaaatgggccgaaaagggccttattttgtataaccaaaattttttttcctcaaaatgtggctaaatgattatataggtaatacaagactcattgttttttgttgatcatatttaatacacacacacacatatatagaaattaacttataacatttattaatttagttaatgtggttatattcaattaactatctctctaaatctatcaatattaattgttgtgtaacaattaaggaaaataatagttaaagaaaacaaagcctatgtaatagaaaataataaaaataatatataaattttagggtagggcttggcccttacgggctcaattgggccgggccgtagggtagggccgggcttcatttgcatgacccttaccctaccatATTTAagaaagggtagggccggcccgccctaatgtaagggccgggtagggcttcggccctacTGGCCGGGGGGTTTAGGGCGGGCTTAGGGTcgaagggctaaatgatgaggcctaatcAAAACCATCCACCACCAGATTGTCTCCCCCACATGATGACATCAGAAACAGCCAATGACCAGTATCCAACATGGCCCTCGGACTGAGAATAAAACTGTAAGGAAAAAACAGACAGGCACGCCAGAGAACACCCTCGCCACCACCGCCCACAAACCAACCAGACAAACAAAGGGAAGACGCGGGAGCCATCAGTTGAAGGATCACCGCTGCCGGTCAGATTTGGGAATTTTGTCGAAGACTGTCGCCTTCGAGTAAATCCTAGCAGAGCTAGGTCGATATATATTTGGTTTTATTCCAAAGATTATTGTAGACATATTTCATGATTTAATGAAAGTATTTAACACCAAACTTTAGCTTTCCTTTATAGCagatataattttattttcttctacaccataataaagaaaaatatggcatcaccttatctttttcttctttgtgcgGAGGTTCTTTCACAGTTAATTGTCAAGGCTGAGGACTTGGATAATCTGCATGGGGTGGAAATCTATAGGGGAGCACCGAGCATCAGTCACTTATTTTTTG
Coding sequences:
- the LOC112171515 gene encoding polygalacturonase; this encodes MVTNPFHPIHNVSGARPSTPAPISVDKFGAKGIDHTDDTKAFQKAWLEACSSNGAVVLLVPPHRSYFVKQFTFSGAQCKSHITMQIHGTIMAFEDPKTYHFPNKSKQQYWLTFERVQNLVVEGPGTINGNGEKWWQSSCKQNNITRTLVPNCNNDAPTAVTFKTCNNLTVHNLNFEKAQQKHVSFENCTDVKASRLRINTSEASPNTDGIHVTETKNIDISMSRISTGDDCISIMGGSQNVYVANIACGPGHGISIGSLGRGGSEDHVSDVTVFGSRLTGTMYGVRIKTWPGGSGYATNITFQMIQMDNVTNPIIIDQNYCDTATKVINGECKPPPLQKNTAVKVHNVMYQSINGTVSKDGQAIVFNCSSVPGGACEKIVLDDVRLEKGGAAVCSNVKPTYSRVDLPLNRCPNQ